A window of the Parabacteroides merdae ATCC 43184 genome harbors these coding sequences:
- the metH gene encoding methionine synthase, with translation MDKEIFLNLLKERILILDGGMGTMVQGFKLTEKDYRGKQFADWMSDLKGNNDLLCITRPDVIKSIHRQYLDAGADIFATNTFNANAISMEDYGMQGQVRNINLAAGKLAREVADGFMKEHPDRTIFVAGSVGPTNKTASMSPDVSDPAYRAVTYLDLYSAYKEQVDALVDGGVDIVLFETTFDTLNVKAGLEAAEAVLKEKGKDLPIMLSLTLSAQGGRTFSGQTLLAFLASVQHTNIVSVGLNCSFGAADMKPFLAELAKHAPYYISAYPNAGLPNSFGSYDETPEKMAVHVKSFIDEGLVNILGGCCGTTPAHIAKYPELVKGAKPHVPAPRPDCLWLSGLELLEVKPENNFVNVGERCNVAGSRKFLRLIKEENYEEALTIARKQVEDGAQVIDINMDDGMLDAVKEMTTFLNLIASEPDISRVPVMIDSSKWEVIEKGLMCVQGKSIVNSISLKEGEEVFLQHAARIKQLGAATVVMAFDEKGQADTFERKIEVCGRAYRLLREKVDFDPNGIIFDPNVLAIATGMEEHNGYGLDFIRAVEWIKKNLPGAKVSGGVSNLSFSFRGNNYVREAMHSVFLYHAINKGMDMGIVNPSSSVLYEDIEPAFRMLLEDVILACRPEAAEELIAYAQNLHVKAQEGEGEKQEVWREYPLKERLENALIKGVGDHLEEDLKEALKEYPRAVDIIDGPLMGGMNKVGELFGAGKMFLPQVVKTARTMKKAVAILQPAIEAEKVSSDSAKAGKVLFATVKGDVHDIGKNIVSIVLACNNYEVIDLGVMVPADVIVKKAIEEKPDLVCLSGLITPSLEEMVHVTDEMQKAGLSIPIMVGGATTSKLHTAIKIAPHYDYPVIHVLDASQNPLIAAKLLNPDTRDAYIAQLNSEYEALRASVNKKKEILVPLAEARTNRPVIDWASYNPVVPARNGVQVIPSIPLEEIIPYIHWTFFFSAWKLNGRFSEIAQIHGCDACRAAWLAEFSEADRTKASEAMQLYKDAVKLLDRLVEMKAEYCKAVYGFFPANGDGDNIRVGEVLLPVLRQQAKKEEGIYKSLADYVMPVSEGRTDYVGAFVVTAGTGAESLKERFEQEGDTYNSMLLQTLTDRLAEATAEYLHEKVRKEYWGYAPDESLSISDLYKVKYQGIRPAIGYPSLPDQLLNYTLDKLLNMSQIGVRLTENGAMYPTATVSGIYIAHPDSQYFMIGNIDEEQMKDYACRRNLSEAEVKKLLNKNISN, from the coding sequence GATTCTGGACGGAGGAATGGGTACGATGGTCCAGGGATTTAAACTGACCGAGAAAGATTATCGCGGAAAACAGTTTGCCGATTGGATGAGCGACCTGAAAGGAAATAACGACCTGTTATGTATCACCCGGCCGGATGTGATCAAATCGATCCACCGTCAGTATCTGGATGCCGGTGCCGATATTTTTGCTACCAACACTTTCAATGCAAATGCTATCTCGATGGAGGATTACGGCATGCAAGGGCAGGTGAGAAATATCAATTTGGCTGCCGGAAAATTGGCGCGTGAGGTGGCCGATGGCTTTATGAAGGAACATCCGGATCGCACGATCTTTGTAGCTGGTTCTGTCGGCCCAACTAATAAGACTGCTTCGATGAGCCCTGACGTGAGCGATCCGGCTTACCGTGCTGTCACCTACTTGGATTTGTATAGTGCCTATAAAGAACAGGTAGACGCTTTGGTAGACGGGGGCGTGGATATCGTTTTGTTTGAGACGACTTTCGACACGCTGAATGTGAAAGCCGGACTGGAAGCCGCCGAGGCTGTGTTGAAGGAAAAAGGCAAGGATTTACCAATTATGCTTTCTCTGACGTTATCTGCCCAGGGAGGACGTACGTTTTCGGGGCAGACATTGCTTGCGTTTTTGGCTTCCGTGCAACATACCAATATTGTTAGTGTCGGTCTGAACTGCTCTTTCGGTGCTGCCGATATGAAGCCTTTTCTGGCTGAATTGGCAAAACATGCTCCCTATTATATAAGTGCTTATCCGAACGCCGGTCTGCCGAACAGTTTCGGTTCCTATGATGAGACGCCGGAAAAGATGGCTGTTCATGTAAAATCTTTTATTGACGAAGGGCTGGTGAATATATTGGGAGGCTGTTGTGGTACGACGCCGGCCCATATTGCCAAATATCCCGAACTGGTGAAAGGGGCCAAGCCGCATGTACCGGCTCCGAGGCCCGATTGTCTTTGGTTGTCCGGTCTGGAGTTGCTGGAAGTAAAGCCGGAAAATAATTTCGTGAATGTCGGCGAACGATGCAATGTGGCTGGTTCACGTAAGTTCTTGCGCCTGATCAAGGAAGAAAATTATGAAGAGGCTTTGACAATTGCCCGCAAGCAGGTGGAAGACGGCGCGCAGGTGATCGATATCAATATGGATGACGGAATGTTGGATGCCGTGAAGGAGATGACGACTTTCTTGAACTTGATCGCATCCGAACCTGATATTTCCCGTGTTCCCGTGATGATCGACTCTTCTAAATGGGAGGTGATCGAAAAAGGTTTGATGTGCGTGCAGGGTAAAAGTATTGTGAATTCGATTTCTTTGAAAGAAGGAGAAGAGGTTTTCCTGCAACATGCCGCTCGCATCAAACAGTTGGGTGCAGCTACGGTCGTAATGGCTTTTGATGAAAAGGGGCAGGCAGACACGTTTGAACGGAAGATCGAGGTTTGCGGACGTGCTTACCGTCTCCTCCGGGAGAAAGTCGATTTCGATCCGAACGGAATTATTTTCGATCCGAATGTGCTGGCTATCGCTACCGGTATGGAAGAACATAACGGGTACGGACTTGACTTTATCCGTGCCGTGGAATGGATCAAGAAGAACCTGCCGGGGGCGAAGGTGAGCGGCGGTGTCAGCAATCTTTCCTTCTCTTTCCGTGGAAATAATTATGTGCGGGAGGCCATGCATTCCGTATTCCTGTATCATGCGATTAACAAAGGCATGGACATGGGGATCGTGAACCCGTCGTCGTCCGTACTCTATGAAGATATAGAACCTGCTTTCCGTATGTTGTTGGAAGACGTCATTCTGGCATGCCGTCCGGAAGCAGCTGAAGAACTGATTGCATATGCCCAGAACCTGCATGTAAAAGCGCAGGAGGGAGAAGGTGAAAAGCAGGAAGTCTGGCGTGAATATCCGTTGAAGGAACGTCTGGAAAACGCTCTGATAAAAGGAGTCGGCGATCATTTGGAAGAAGATTTAAAGGAAGCCTTGAAGGAATATCCGCGTGCGGTGGATATTATCGACGGACCGCTGATGGGTGGGATGAATAAGGTAGGCGAATTGTTTGGTGCTGGAAAAATGTTCCTACCGCAGGTTGTCAAGACTGCCCGTACGATGAAAAAGGCAGTCGCCATCTTGCAACCGGCGATCGAGGCAGAAAAGGTCTCTTCCGATTCTGCTAAGGCAGGAAAGGTTCTGTTTGCGACAGTGAAAGGTGACGTGCATGACATTGGAAAGAATATTGTTTCGATCGTCCTGGCTTGCAATAATTATGAGGTGATCGATTTGGGAGTGATGGTTCCGGCAGACGTGATTGTAAAAAAGGCAATTGAAGAAAAGCCCGACCTGGTCTGTCTTTCCGGTCTGATCACGCCTTCGCTCGAAGAGATGGTGCATGTGACGGACGAGATGCAGAAAGCCGGCCTGAGCATTCCCATAATGGTGGGCGGCGCCACGACTTCGAAGTTGCATACGGCCATTAAGATCGCTCCGCATTATGACTATCCGGTCATTCATGTGCTGGACGCCTCGCAAAACCCGTTGATTGCGGCCAAACTGTTGAACCCGGATACGCGCGATGCTTATATCGCCCAGCTGAACAGTGAGTATGAAGCTCTGCGTGCCTCTGTGAATAAGAAAAAAGAGATACTGGTCCCGTTGGCGGAAGCCCGGACGAATCGTCCGGTGATCGATTGGGCTTCTTATAACCCGGTTGTCCCGGCTCGGAACGGGGTACAGGTGATTCCTTCTATTCCTTTGGAAGAAATAATTCCATATATTCATTGGACCTTCTTTTTTAGTGCCTGGAAACTGAATGGGCGTTTCTCGGAAATTGCGCAGATCCACGGCTGTGACGCTTGTCGTGCCGCCTGGCTGGCCGAATTCTCGGAAGCGGACCGGACGAAGGCGTCGGAGGCTATGCAGTTATACAAGGATGCTGTTAAGTTGTTGGATCGCTTGGTTGAGATGAAAGCCGAGTATTGCAAGGCGGTTTATGGTTTCTTCCCGGCAAATGGTGATGGGGATAATATCCGTGTGGGTGAAGTCTTGCTTCCAGTTTTGCGTCAACAGGCGAAAAAAGAGGAAGGAATCTATAAGTCGTTAGCCGATTATGTGATGCCAGTATCGGAAGGGCGTACGGATTATGTCGGCGCTTTCGTGGTGACGGCCGGTACCGGCGCCGAATCTCTGAAAGAACGGTTCGAGCAGGAGGGAGATACCTATAATTCCATGTTGTTGCAAACCTTGACCGATCGTTTGGCCGAGGCTACGGCCGAATATCTCCATGAAAAGGTCCGTAAGGAATATTGGGGATATGCTCCGGATGAATCGCTTTCCATCTCCGACCTGTATAAAGTGAAATATCAGGGAATACGTCCGGCTATCGGTTATCCTTCATTGCCGGACCAGCTTTTGAACTACACGTTGGATAAGTTGTTAAATATGTCACAGATCGGTGTCCGGTTGACGGAAAACGGCGCTATGTATCCGACGGCGACGGTGAGCGGCATTTATATTGCACATCCGGATTCCCAATATTTCATGATTGGTAATATTGATGAAGAACAGATGAAAGATTATGCCTGTCGCCGGAATCTGTCGGAAGCGGAAGTGAAGAAGTTATTGAATAAAAACATTTCAAATTGA
- a CDS encoding DUF3810 domain-containing protein, with amino-acid sequence MRSPDMGEAYARNVYPYISGALSCFSSLFSFSIGDCLIYGSMAGLLAYLVYAIVKKRSWRATAGRMIEYLLWIYVWFYLAWGLNYFRKDFFTRTEIPYAAYSADAFRSFLSTYTDSLNASFVPVEKIDKALVAEEVKKEYHEIAGRFSLVSPAGYLHPKPMLMPFLMSGVGVLGYMGPFFTEYNLNPDLLPVQYPFTYAHEMAHVLGISSEAEANLYGFLVCSRSGVPEIRFSAYFALLPYVLSNAYGLLSEEEFNEWKETISPEVKDLYNRKVAYWENLYSPFIGEIQSTVYNWFLKGNNIPSGRKNYSEVVALLMALGNTSGEI; translated from the coding sequence ATGCGTTCGCCGGATATGGGAGAGGCGTATGCCCGGAATGTATATCCTTATATATCGGGTGCTTTGTCCTGTTTTTCTTCTCTATTTTCTTTTTCGATAGGTGATTGCCTGATATACGGTAGTATGGCCGGTTTGCTTGCTTATCTGGTTTATGCCATTGTGAAGAAACGTTCCTGGCGGGCGACAGCCGGACGGATGATCGAATATTTGTTGTGGATATATGTCTGGTTTTATCTGGCTTGGGGATTGAATTATTTCAGGAAAGACTTTTTTACACGGACGGAAATCCCGTATGCGGCTTATTCAGCCGACGCTTTTCGTTCGTTCTTATCCACTTATACAGATTCGTTGAATGCGTCCTTTGTGCCTGTCGAAAAAATAGATAAGGCCCTCGTCGCAGAGGAAGTGAAAAAGGAATATCATGAAATTGCCGGGCGTTTCTCTTTAGTCAGTCCTGCCGGGTATTTGCATCCGAAGCCGATGTTAATGCCCTTTTTGATGAGTGGAGTGGGGGTATTGGGGTATATGGGACCGTTTTTTACCGAATATAATCTGAACCCTGATCTGCTCCCGGTCCAGTATCCGTTTACTTATGCACATGAAATGGCGCATGTGTTAGGAATATCCAGCGAGGCGGAAGCGAATTTGTATGGTTTTCTCGTCTGTTCCCGTTCCGGAGTGCCGGAAATCCGGTTTTCGGCTTATTTTGCTTTGTTGCCTTATGTGTTGAGCAATGCCTACGGCTTATTGTCGGAAGAGGAGTTTAATGAATGGAAAGAGACGATCTCCCCCGAGGTAAAAGATCTTTACAACCGGAAAGTCGCTTACTGGGAGAATTTGTACAGCCCGTTTATAGGCGAGATCCAGAGTACCGTTTACAACTGGTTCTTGAAAGGAAACAACATTCCCTCCGGCCGGAAGAATTATTCGGAAGTGGTGGCATTATTGATGGCGCTGGGAAATACGTCCGGAGAGATTTGA